A single window of Nicotiana sylvestris chromosome 3, ASM39365v2, whole genome shotgun sequence DNA harbors:
- the LOC104245544 gene encoding probable 26S proteasome non-ATPase regulatory subunit 3, producing MTTQDVEMIEQAAAAPSNSVSSTGGPSVLHHLKEIASLIESGAYAREVRRIARAVRLTMALRKKLKGSVFSAFLNYALVPRSEVHSQLSSYLPTEDEHDMEVDTATSASQAPAKHPLPELEIYCYLLVLIFLIDQKKYNEAKACSSASIARLKTVNRRTVDVLASRLYFYYSLCYELTGDLAEIRGILLGLHRIATLRHDELGQETLLNLLLRNYLHYNLYDQAEKLRSKAPHFEAHSNQQFCRYLFYHGKIRTIQLEYTDAKESLLQAARKAPLAALGFRVQCNKWAIIVRLLLGEIPERTVFMQKGMEKALRPYFELTNAVRVGDLELFRKVADKFSSTFSSDGTNNLIVRLRHNVIRTGLRNISISYSRISLADVAKKLRLDSPNPFADAESIVSKAIRDGAIDATLDHANGWMVSKETGDIYSTNEPQIAFNSRIAFCLNMHNEAVCALRFPPNSHKEKESAEKRRERQQQEQELAKHIAEEDDDDF from the exons ATGACTACTCAAGACGTAGAGATGATAGAGCAGGCAGCAGCAGCTCCTTCCAACTCTGTCTCCTCAACTGGCGGCCCCTCTGTCTTGCACC ATTTGAAGGAGATAGCATCTCTGATTGAGAGTGGGGCATATGCTCGTGAGGTCCGGAGGATAGCCAGAGCCGTGAGGCTGACTATGGCACTGAGGAAGAAGCTAAAAGGTTCTGTATTCTCTGCTTTCCTCAATTATGCTCTTGTGCCTAGATCAGAGGTGCATTCGCAGCTATCTTCATATCTACCCACG GAAGATGAGCATGATATGGAAGTTGATACTGCAACATCTGCATCTCAAGCCCCTGCAAAACATCCTTTGCCAGAGCTTGAGATCTATTGCTACTTGCTTGTTCTGATATTTTTAATCGACCAGAAGAAATACAATGAG GCTAAGGCATGTTCCTCAGCAAGCATAGCTCGTCTAAAAACTGTCAACAGGAGGACTGTTGATGTACTAGCATCAAGGCTCTACTTTTACTACTCTCTGTGCTATGAACTAACTGGTGATCTTGCTGAAATTAGGGG TATTCTCCTTGGGTTGCACCGGATTGCGACGCTGCGCCATGACGAATTGGGTCAG GAAACGCTTCTAAATCTATTGCTGCGGAATTACCTTCACTACAACTTGTATGATCAAGCAGAAAAATTGAGGTCAAAGGCCCCCCATTTTGAAGCTCATTCAAATCAGCAG TTCTGCCGATACCTCTTCTACCATGGAAAGATCAGGACAATCCAGTTGGAGTATACAGATGCCAAAGAATCTCTTCTTCAAGCTGCTCGTAAAGCTCCTCTAGCCGCTCTTGGTTTCCGAGTTCAATGCAATAAGTGGGCTATTATAGTCCGCTTATTGCTTGGGGAGATCCCGGAGAGGACTGTTTTTATGCAGAAAGGCATGGAGAAAGCATTAAGGCCATATTTTGAGCTGACAAAT GCTGTTCGCGTTGGAGATTTGGAGTTATTTAGAAAGGTTGCGGACAAGTTTTCAAGCACTTTCAGTTCAGATGGGACTAACAATTTGATTGTCAGACTCCGGCATAATGTCATTCGGACTGGGCTCCGCAACATCAGTATCTCATACTCTAGGATCTCATTGGCTGATGTGGCAAAGAAGCTGAGATTGGATTCTCCAAATCCTTTTGCTGATGCTGAGAGTATCGTGTCAAAAGCAATTCGAGATGGTGCAATTGATGCCACGTTAGATCATGCTAATGGATGGATGGTGTCAAAGGAAACTGGTGACATTTACTCCACAAATGAGCCTCAAATTGCTTTTAACTCAAGAATTGCCTTCTGTCTTAATATGCATAATGAAGCTGTCTGCGCTCTTCGATTTCCTCCGAATTCTCACAAGGAAAAAGAAAGTGCTGAGAAGAGGAGAGAAAGACAACAACAAGAACAAGAACTTGCTAAGCACATAGCTGAAGAGGACGACGACGACTTCTGA